The Malus sylvestris chromosome 12, drMalSylv7.2, whole genome shotgun sequence genome contains a region encoding:
- the LOC126594078 gene encoding anaphase-promoting complex subunit 11-like, producing the protein MSSLPRLYLFCSLINSCIWHAVASWTWDAQDETCGICRMAFDGCCPDCKLPGDDCPLIWGACNHAFHLHCILKWVNSQTSQAHCPMCRREWQFKG; encoded by the exons ATGTCCTCTTTACCTCGTCTCTATCTGTTCTGTTCATTAATCAATTCCTGCAT ATGGCATGCTGTTGCTTCATGGACATGGGATGCACAAGACGAAACATGTGGGATTTGTAGGATGGCATTTGATGGTTGTTGTCCCGATTGTAAACTCCCTGGGGATGATTGCCCACTAA TTTGGGGTGCATGCAACCATGCGTTCCATCTTCATTGCATCTTAAAATGGGTAAATTCACAGACGTCTCAGGCACATTGCCCCATGTGCCGTAGGGAGTGGCAATTCAAAGGATGA
- the LOC126594080 gene encoding hydrophobic protein RCI2B-like, with the protein MGRATFLEIVLAILLPPLGVFLQYECREEFWICLVLTLFGYLPGIIYAIYILTK; encoded by the exons ATGGGTAGAGCAACCTTCCTCGAAATCGTCCTTGCCATCCTCTTGCCACCTCTTGGTGTCTTCCTACAGTATGAGTGTCGT GAGGAATTTTGGATCTGTTTGGTGCTGACACTGTTTGGTTACCTCCCTGGTATTATATACGCCATCTATATCCTCACCAAGTGA
- the LOC126592315 gene encoding uncharacterized protein LOC126592315, whose protein sequence is MVTHEMPLKQRIKKEQEKLNKLKKENREKQIQMLMNQCLTGKPLTGLDFNDLEDMGSMINETLKDIVAKIKSRKEEELRAPSSTGDVLTPQFGEVDDQALPLKGVF, encoded by the exons ATGGTAACCCATGAGATGCCTTTGAAGCAGAGGATAAAAAAAGAGCAGGAGAAGCTCAACAAGCTGAAGAAAGAGAACCGGGAGAAACAAATTCAGATGCTCATGAACCAGTGCCTCACTGGGAAGCCCCTGACTGGCTTGGACTTCAATGATTTAGAGGATATGGGGTCAATGATCAACGAGACATTGAAGGACATTGTCGCGAAGATCAAGAGCCGAAAGGAGGAAGAGCTG AGGGCTCCAAGTTCCACTGGGGACGTGCTGACCCCCCAATTTGGTGAAGTGGATGATCAGGCCCTACCGCTTAAGG gggtgttttaa
- the LOC126592313 gene encoding agamous-like MADS-box protein AGL80, whose protein sequence is MTRRKPKLAFIENDSSRKATFRKRRTGFMKKMYEINKLCDVPTCAIMYSPDMPQPDVWPDPSEVRRLIELLKNVPEKERNKKMVTHGMFLKQRIEKVQEKLNKLKKENREKELRMAMSQCLAGKPLNGLDFTNLHEMGWMIDEKLKDIAVTKSRKENELAEINQPLVGQPPAHAASANENTQDAIQLAPWSVGDVLTTKFGDVDDQIMPLGD, encoded by the coding sequence ATGACTAGAAGGAAGCCAAAACTAGCCTTCATCGAGAACGACTCGTCGCGAAAAGCGACATTCAGGAAAAGGAGGACGGGCTTCATGAAGAAGATGTATGaaatcaataaactttgtgaCGTCCCAACATGTGCTATCATGTATAGTCCAGATATGCCTCAACCTGATGTCTGGCCTGATCCTTCGGAGGTGCGACGCCTCATCGAGCTGCTTAAGAACGTGCCTGAGAAGGAGCGAAACAAAAAGATGGTGACCCATGGGATGTTTCTGAAGCAGAGGATCGAAAAGGTGCAGGAGAAGCTGAACAAGTTGAAGAAAGAAAACCGAGAGAAAGAACTTCGGATGGCCATGAGCCAATGCCTCGCGGGGAAACCCTTAAATGGCTTGGACTTCACCAATTTACATGAAATGGGGTGGATGATCGACGAGAAGTTGAAGGACATTGCCGTGACTAAAAGCCGAAAGGAGAACGAGCTGGCAGAGATAAATCAGCCCTTAGTTGGACAACCACCAGCGCATGCAGCATCAGCTAATGAGAACACTCAAGACGCCATACAACTGGCTCCATGGTCTGTGGGGGACGTGCTGACCACAAAATTTGGTGATGTGGATGATCAGATAATGCCGCTTGGGGATTAG
- the LOC126592314 gene encoding agamous-like MADS-box protein AGL80, with protein sequence MAGRKKVKLAYIINDACRKASYNKRKKGFVKKMKEISILCDVPVCGILYSQYESRPIVWPNPLEVQRLITQFRNMPEEERNKKMVNHEMFLKQRIEKEQEKLNKLKKENREKQIRMLMNQCLAGRPLTGLNLDGLNDMDCMIKGSLTEIVTQIKSRKEKELAEMNQPQVAPPQVLAATTDQNMHTAMETQVFDQSNIYTKQTVPWFLGDVPNQQFGFVDDQIPPL encoded by the coding sequence ATGGCTGGGAGGAAGAAGGTGAAACTAGCCTACATCATCAACGACGCGTGTCGAAAAGCATCATACAATAAAAGGAAGAAGGGCTtcgtgaagaagatgaaggaaaTTAGTATTCTTTGTGATGTTCCAGTATGTGGTATTCTGTACAGTCAATATGAGTCTCGACCTATTGTTTGGCCCAATCCTTTAGAAGTGCAACGCCTCATCACGCAGTTCAGGAACATGCCTGAGGAGGAGCGGAATAAGAAAATGGTGAACCATGAGATGTTTCTGAAGCAGAGGATCGAAAAGGAGCAAGAGAAGCTGAACAAGCTGAAGAAAGAGAACCGAGAGAAGCAAATCCGGATGCTCATGAACCAGTGCCTCGCTGGGAGACCCCTTACTGGTTTGAACTTAGACGGTTTGAATGATATGGACTGTATGATCAAGGGGAGCTTGACAGAGATTGTCACACAGATCAAGAGCCGGAAGGAGAAGGAACTGGCGGAGATGAACCAACCCCAAGTCGCACCACCACAAGTGCTTGCAGCCACAACTGATCAGAACATGCATACAGCAATGGAAACGCAGGTGTTTGATCAAAGCAACATATACACCAAGCAGACGGTTCCATGGTTCCTTGGGGACGTGCCAAACCAACAATTCGGTTTTGTTGATGATCAGATCCCACCTCTTTGA